In Fodinicurvata sediminis DSM 21159, a genomic segment contains:
- a CDS encoding PAS domain-containing protein, translating into MENRNSLPPGDSQRVIWSGLPNGVSEAGQRDETLTDRQRTLLAYWQELQPEDGSLPQWSNFDPLRLWTVITRLVVYEVLDQGEDLFFRLAGAEFERHAGRSLRGQRFSQISTPERLRAGQRTARELYDNPAPQLVHGWMEAAERDHVTYSRLSVPFSLEPGYRMDILLACYEFGPNGPVPQTGAPEGFRRI; encoded by the coding sequence ATGGAAAATCGCAATAGCTTGCCCCCCGGAGACAGCCAGCGGGTGATCTGGTCGGGCTTGCCGAACGGTGTGAGCGAAGCCGGGCAACGGGATGAAACGCTGACGGACCGCCAGCGCACCCTGCTGGCCTATTGGCAGGAGTTGCAGCCAGAAGACGGGAGTCTGCCGCAATGGAGCAATTTCGACCCTCTGCGCCTCTGGACGGTGATTACGCGCCTGGTGGTCTATGAGGTCCTGGACCAGGGCGAAGATCTCTTTTTCCGTCTGGCCGGCGCCGAGTTCGAACGCCATGCCGGGCGCAGCCTTCGTGGCCAACGCTTCAGTCAGATTTCGACACCCGAACGCCTGCGCGCGGGCCAGCGCACTGCCCGTGAACTCTATGACAATCCTGCGCCCCAACTGGTTCACGGCTGGATGGAGGCGGCCGAGCGCGATCATGTCACCTACAGCCGGTTGAGCGTTCCCTTTTCCCTGGAGCCGGGATATCGAATGGATATCCTGCTGGCCTGCTACGAGTTCGGACCCAATGGGCCCGTCCCGCAAACGGGCGCACCTGAAGGGTTCCGCAGGATCTGA
- a CDS encoding uracil-xanthine permease family protein, whose translation MTGDGRALPQEKPPQEKHLSHGTLLFSALQHIAIIAPIGLVFPLLVLRAADAGFALQEAVITASLLALGIGNILLCLRGRRLGSGYLCPAVFTAAYLPASLAAADTGGLSLVFGMTIFAGLCEVAFSFLLRRLRAYLPAEIAGLAVVMIGLILGFMGFRLMLGLDSHGDFCEGVSDSHAVALGVLALALLIVLNVWGRGVFKLFAGLICIGVIYPLAAVLGQVELPAGQQLSLVGLVDLPNLPYLLPSFDVTLAVPFMIGALACALRATGDITTCQRIADESWVRPDMDSIARGVRADGLATACAGLLGAVGLNSFSSSIGLSQATGIIQRRVGLAIGGLFFVLALSPDIVMLAIGMPQALTGAILVFSSAFILSNGLSIIVARLLDARRILTIGVALIFGLSHDVFPEFYDHFPLWLKSISGSSLVVALVLALVLNALFRIGVKRTAELELPLDSSLLPQLVTFCREQGALWGARRDVIERLAAGLTEAGELALARGSEGRPLKLHVNYDEFRIRANLEFTAADPDSETALRSPDSTARTQPGEDGLEYRLMRHFADSVRMAENQGQQKVILVFET comes from the coding sequence ATGACAGGCGACGGCAGGGCGCTGCCGCAGGAAAAGCCCCCGCAGGAAAAGCACCTGTCTCACGGGACGCTGCTTTTCTCTGCCTTGCAGCATATTGCCATTATCGCGCCCATCGGACTGGTCTTCCCGCTGCTTGTCTTGCGGGCTGCCGATGCCGGCTTTGCGCTTCAGGAGGCGGTGATCACGGCGTCTCTGCTGGCACTGGGCATCGGCAATATTCTGCTTTGCCTGCGGGGTCGAAGGCTGGGCAGTGGTTATCTCTGCCCGGCTGTCTTTACGGCAGCCTACCTGCCGGCGTCACTGGCCGCAGCCGATACCGGCGGGCTGTCGCTGGTTTTCGGGATGACCATCTTTGCCGGGCTCTGTGAAGTCGCCTTCTCGTTCCTGTTGCGCCGCCTGCGTGCCTACCTGCCGGCAGAAATCGCCGGACTGGCCGTGGTCATGATCGGGTTGATCCTGGGTTTCATGGGGTTCCGCCTGATGCTTGGCCTGGACAGCCACGGCGACTTTTGTGAGGGCGTCTCGGACAGTCACGCCGTGGCCCTCGGCGTGCTGGCCCTGGCCCTACTGATCGTGCTGAACGTCTGGGGGCGGGGAGTCTTCAAGCTGTTCGCCGGGCTGATTTGCATCGGCGTGATCTATCCACTGGCCGCCGTTCTGGGCCAGGTGGAATTGCCGGCTGGTCAGCAACTCAGTCTGGTGGGGCTGGTCGACCTGCCGAATCTGCCTTATCTGCTGCCCAGTTTCGATGTCACTCTGGCCGTGCCTTTCATGATCGGGGCGCTTGCCTGTGCGCTCAGGGCCACGGGCGACATTACGACTTGCCAGCGGATCGCCGACGAAAGCTGGGTGCGCCCCGACATGGACAGCATCGCCCGCGGCGTGCGCGCCGATGGCTTGGCCACGGCCTGTGCCGGCCTGCTGGGCGCCGTTGGCCTGAACAGCTTTTCCAGTTCCATCGGCCTGTCACAGGCGACCGGCATCATCCAGCGCAGGGTGGGGCTGGCCATTGGCGGGCTATTCTTCGTGCTGGCGCTGTCGCCCGATATCGTCATGCTGGCCATCGGCATGCCCCAGGCCCTGACCGGTGCCATACTGGTATTCTCCTCGGCCTTCATCCTGTCCAACGGGCTTAGCATCATTGTGGCCCGCCTGTTGGATGCCCGGCGGATCCTGACCATCGGGGTGGCCCTGATCTTCGGTCTCAGCCACGACGTCTTTCCCGAGTTCTACGACCACTTCCCACTCTGGCTGAAGTCCATCAGCGGGTCTTCGCTGGTGGTGGCCCTGGTCCTGGCCCTGGTGCTCAATGCCCTGTTTCGTATAGGGGTGAAGCGCACGGCCGAGCTGGAGCTGCCGCTGGACAGCAGCCTGCTGCCGCAGCTGGTGACCTTCTGCCGTGAACAGGGGGCGCTTTGGGGCGCCCGCCGTGACGTCATTGAGCGGTTGGCCGCCGGACTGACAGAAGCCGGCGAACTGGCCCTGGCCCGCGGCTCCGAAGGCCGCCCGCTCAAGCTGCATGTCAATTACGACGAGTTCCGGATCCGGGCGAACCTGGAGTTCACAGCGGCAGATCCGGACAGCGAGACTGCGCTCCGATCCCCTGACTCAACGGCCAGGACCCAGCCCGGCGAGGACGGACTGGAATACCGCCTGATGCGGCATTTTGCCGACAGCGTTCGCATGGCGGAGAACCAGGGACAGCAGAAGGTGATTCTGGTCTTCGAGACCTGA
- a CDS encoding LuxR family transcriptional regulator, translating into MTQAEKTVQEDLDQLAFDHAPVGLVLTEERIIRACNLTFAALFGYTRQELLNQSFRMLYASHGEFEQIRDVGLEALRISGCYTDERVMPRRDGSYFWCRVHVRTFHPDAPMKRVILSFADLTQVRPAISLTARERQVVQHLARGLTSKEIGRELSISPRTVEDYRARLLDKFNVRNVAGLLARLGGIST; encoded by the coding sequence ATGACCCAGGCTGAAAAGACAGTACAGGAAGATCTGGACCAACTGGCGTTCGACCACGCGCCGGTGGGGCTCGTGCTGACTGAAGAGCGGATCATTCGAGCCTGCAATCTGACATTTGCGGCGCTGTTCGGCTACACGCGCCAGGAACTACTGAACCAGTCCTTCCGCATGCTCTATGCCAGTCACGGCGAGTTCGAGCAGATACGCGACGTGGGCCTGGAAGCCCTGCGTATCAGCGGTTGTTACACCGATGAGAGGGTCATGCCGCGGCGCGACGGCTCCTATTTCTGGTGCCGGGTGCATGTGCGCACCTTCCATCCCGACGCCCCCATGAAGCGGGTCATCCTGAGTTTCGCCGACCTGACCCAGGTCCGCCCCGCCATCTCACTGACAGCACGCGAACGCCAGGTAGTCCAGCATCTTGCGCGGGGCCTGACCAGCAAGGAGATCGGGCGCGAACTTTCGATCTCGCCACGCACGGTCGAGGATTACCGTGCCCGCCTTCTGGACAAGTTCAATGTGCGCAATGTCGCCGGCCTGCTGGCCCGCCTGGGTGGGATCTCCACATAG
- a CDS encoding acetylornithine deacetylase/succinyl-diaminopimelate desuccinylase family protein → MDQAIASADRLASAIEARRDDLVELTQALIRIPTLNPPGDCYLEICEFLSERLKGSGFEVTFIRAEGTPGDSDKYPRWNVIARREGKSSGPCVHFNSHIDVVEVGKGWTFDPFGGEVKDGKIYGRGSCDMKGGLAASIIAAEAFLEVHPDFPGAIEISGTADEETGGYGGVAYLAEQGYFDPKRVQHVIIPEPLNKDRVCLGHRGVWWAEIETQGEIAHGSMPFLGDCAVRHMGAVLSEMEKSLFPALASRHTEMPVVPEGARRSTMNINSFHGGQKEPDADFTGFPSACVPDSARMIIDRRYLIEEKPEEVRGEIVELLERVKSSRDNFRYDLKELWQVSPTMTDREAPVVQSVSKAIEQVFNRAPEYVVSPGTYDQKHIDRIGRLKDCIAYGPGILDLAHKPDEYVGIEDMVESAKVMALSLCSLLGTES, encoded by the coding sequence ATGGATCAAGCCATTGCCAGCGCCGACAGACTGGCCTCGGCCATCGAGGCGCGCCGCGACGACCTGGTCGAACTGACGCAGGCGTTGATCCGTATTCCCACGCTGAACCCACCGGGTGATTGTTACCTGGAGATCTGCGAGTTCCTGTCCGAACGCCTGAAAGGCAGCGGTTTCGAGGTCACCTTCATCCGCGCCGAAGGTACGCCCGGTGACAGTGACAAGTACCCGCGCTGGAACGTGATCGCGCGTCGTGAAGGAAAGAGCAGCGGGCCCTGTGTGCATTTCAACTCCCACATCGACGTGGTCGAGGTCGGCAAGGGCTGGACCTTCGATCCCTTCGGCGGCGAAGTGAAGGACGGCAAGATTTATGGCCGCGGCAGCTGCGACATGAAGGGCGGTCTGGCGGCCTCGATCATCGCCGCCGAGGCCTTCCTGGAAGTCCACCCCGATTTCCCGGGCGCCATCGAGATCTCCGGCACGGCCGACGAGGAGACCGGCGGTTACGGCGGTGTGGCCTATCTGGCCGAACAAGGCTATTTCGATCCCAAGCGCGTGCAGCATGTCATCATTCCCGAGCCGCTGAACAAGGACCGGGTCTGCCTGGGCCATCGCGGAGTCTGGTGGGCCGAGATCGAGACGCAGGGCGAAATCGCGCATGGTTCGATGCCCTTCCTGGGCGACTGCGCCGTACGGCACATGGGGGCCGTGCTGAGCGAGATGGAGAAGAGCCTCTTTCCGGCCCTGGCCAGCCGGCACACGGAGATGCCGGTGGTGCCCGAGGGCGCCCGCCGGTCCACCATGAACATCAACTCCTTCCATGGAGGCCAGAAGGAACCTGACGCGGATTTCACGGGTTTTCCCTCGGCCTGCGTCCCGGATTCCGCACGCATGATCATTGATCGGCGCTACCTGATCGAGGAGAAGCCCGAGGAGGTGCGCGGCGAGATCGTCGAGCTGCTGGAGCGCGTGAAGTCCAGCCGCGACAACTTCCGCTATGACCTGAAGGAACTCTGGCAGGTCAGCCCGACCATGACGGACCGCGAGGCGCCTGTGGTGCAGTCGGTGTCGAAGGCGATCGAGCAGGTCTTCAACAGGGCACCGGAGTACGTGGTCTCGCCCGGAACCTATGACCAGAAGCATATTGATCGTATTGGGCGTCTGAAGGACTGTATCGCCTATGGGCCCGGTATCCTGGACCTGGCGCACAAGCCGGACGAGTATGTCGGCATCGAGGACATGGTGGAATCCGCCAAGGTCATGGCGCTTTCGCTCTGCAGCCTGCTGGGTACGGAAAGCTGA